The Betaproteobacteria bacterium genome has a segment encoding these proteins:
- a CDS encoding MaoC family dehydratase, with product MVAHARPVGPGRYRESHGRYFEEFEMGAVYEHRPGRTITEADNIQFSLLTMNFHPLHCDSAYGAKSEFGRCLVNSGLTIAIVLGMSVADVSAKATANLGIDKLRLTAPVFPGDTIYAESEVVAKRESNSRPNEGLVTVRTTARKADGTVFMIFERTALIPKRGHAVEDRIDL from the coding sequence ATGGTCGCACACGCCCGCCCCGTCGGACCCGGCCGCTACCGCGAAAGCCACGGCCGCTACTTCGAGGAATTCGAGATGGGCGCGGTGTACGAGCACAGACCGGGGCGCACGATCACCGAGGCCGACAACATCCAGTTCTCGCTGCTGACGATGAATTTCCACCCGCTGCATTGCGACAGCGCGTATGGCGCCAAGAGCGAGTTCGGGCGCTGCCTGGTGAACAGCGGCCTCACCATTGCGATCGTGCTCGGGATGAGCGTCGCGGACGTGAGCGCCAAGGCGACCGCCAACCTGGGCATCGACAAGCTGCGGCTGACCGCGCCGGTGTTTCCGGGCGACACCATTTATGCGGAATCCGAAGTCGTCGCCAAGCGCGAATCGAACAGCCGGCCCAACGAGGGTCTGGTGACGGTGCGCACCACGGCGCGCAAGGCCGACGGGACGGTCTTCATGATCTTCGAGCGCACGGCGTTGATTCCGAAGCGCGGCCACGCGGTCGAGGACCGCATCGATCTCTAA
- a CDS encoding tripartite tricarboxylate transporter substrate binding protein, translated as MIAHRYLPCLVALAMVAPAQPSAAADAANYPSRPVRWVVPFAPGASNDIIARLLAQKLTESIGQQYVIDNRGGAGGLLGGEIVAKSAPDGYTLLSANPGPNINNILLRKKPPYRFEDFRPIVFFGYAPLIIVANSKFPPSTAPELVAYARSGKLTWASSGYGSSLHIGLALFQAATKVQVTHIPYKGTAPAFIDIISGQVNVMYTTSVSGEAHLKAGRLKALAIAAKKRQSVLPDLPTLEEQGIKNAEAIVWFGLAGPAKLPPAIVQKLNGEVNRALGLPDVKQRLDQLGLEIGGGTPEDFTKFMNTEADRLRGLIKSGAIDVE; from the coding sequence GTGATTGCACATCGTTATCTGCCGTGTCTGGTCGCGCTCGCCATGGTGGCGCCGGCGCAGCCCTCGGCCGCCGCCGATGCGGCAAACTATCCGAGCCGGCCGGTGCGTTGGGTCGTTCCGTTCGCGCCCGGCGCATCGAACGACATCATCGCCCGCCTGCTGGCGCAGAAGCTCACCGAAAGCATCGGCCAGCAATACGTCATCGACAACCGCGGCGGCGCCGGGGGCCTCCTCGGCGGCGAGATCGTCGCCAAGTCCGCCCCGGACGGCTACACGCTGCTCTCGGCCAATCCCGGGCCGAATATCAACAACATTCTGCTGCGCAAGAAGCCGCCGTACCGCTTCGAGGACTTCAGGCCGATCGTGTTCTTCGGCTATGCCCCGCTCATCATCGTCGCCAATTCGAAGTTTCCGCCGAGTACTGCACCCGAGCTGGTGGCGTATGCCCGCTCCGGCAAGCTGACGTGGGCGTCGTCGGGATACGGCTCCAGCCTGCACATCGGCCTGGCGCTGTTCCAGGCCGCAACCAAGGTGCAGGTCACGCATATTCCCTACAAGGGAACGGCGCCCGCCTTCATCGACATCATCAGTGGGCAGGTCAATGTCATGTACACGACTTCGGTGAGTGGCGAGGCGCATCTCAAAGCGGGTCGGCTGAAGGCGCTCGCGATCGCCGCGAAGAAGCGTCAAAGCGTCCTGCCCGACCTGCCGACCCTGGAGGAGCAGGGGATCAAGAACGCCGAAGCAATCGTCTGGTTCGGCCTCGCCGGTCCGGCCAAGCTGCCGCCTGCGATCGTGCAGAAGCTCAACGGCGAGGTCAATCGCGCGCTCGGGCTGCCGGATGTGAAGCAGCGGCTCGATCAGCTCGGACTGGAGATCGGCGGCGGCACGCCGGAGGACTTCACCAAATTCATGAACACCGAAGCGGACCGCCTGCGCGGCCTGATCAAGTCGGGCGCGATCGACGTGGAATAG
- a CDS encoding lactate utilization protein C — protein MTTARDRILERVRAALGRNGPLPAAAAGPLHAYVAQHAAGPRPRADWEPVARFRERALALSSTLDEVETLASVPQAVARYLARMNLPRSIVVWREFAHLDWQRGGIEAEARKATGSDRVGITGCFCAIAETGTLLQLSAAGRPASTSLLPETHIAIVPAARIVNGMEDAWALVRSECDVLPRAVNFISGPSRTADIEQTLVLGAHGPYRVHIVVVHG, from the coding sequence GTGACAACGGCGCGCGACCGGATACTCGAACGCGTGCGCGCCGCGCTCGGGCGCAACGGGCCGTTGCCCGCTGCGGCGGCCGGGCCGCTGCACGCGTACGTCGCGCAGCATGCCGCGGGACCGCGCCCTCGCGCGGACTGGGAACCAGTAGCGCGCTTTCGCGAGCGGGCCCTGGCTTTGTCTTCGACGCTCGACGAGGTCGAGACGCTGGCGAGCGTGCCGCAGGCGGTGGCGCGCTATCTCGCGCGGATGAATCTGCCGCGAAGCATCGTGGTATGGCGCGAGTTCGCGCACCTCGACTGGCAGCGCGGCGGGATCGAGGCCGAAGCGCGCAAGGCGACGGGCTCCGACCGGGTCGGCATCACCGGATGTTTCTGCGCCATCGCCGAGACCGGAACGCTGCTGCAGCTATCCGCCGCCGGCCGGCCCGCGTCGACCAGCCTCCTGCCCGAAACGCACATCGCGATCGTGCCCGCCGCCCGGATCGTGAACGGCATGGAAGACGCCTGGGCGCTCGTCCGCAGCGAATGCGACGTCCTGCCACGAGCGGTGAATTTCATCTCCGGTCCCTCGCGCACCGCGGACATCGAGCAGACGCTCGTGCTGGGCGCGCATGGCCCGTACCGTGTTCACATCGTCGTCGTGCACGGATGA
- the mmsA gene encoding CoA-acylating methylmalonate-semialdehyde dehydrogenase, which produces MSIVDTNTTGTLPLWIGGKAVAATGTRTGSITNPATGEVIRKAPMANAADIDAAVRAATQAFEQWRETPPLRRARVLTRFRELLEANRDELARLITQEHGKTLADAAGSLQRGIEVVEFACGVPHLLKGEHAEDVGRGIDCHSMLQPLGVCAGITPFNFPVMVPLWMFPVAIACGNTFVLKPSEKDPSPALRMAELATEAGLPDGVLNVVHGDKEAVDALLDHPGIRAVSFVGSTPIARYVYETATRNGKRVQALGGAKNHAVVLPDADLEFATDAVIGAAYGSAGERCMAISAVVAVGAIGDKLVDSIRDKAAKLPVGPGDQGGIEMGPLVTREHRDKVKGYVDKGVQEGAQLVLDGRAFEVSGRENGFFIGPTLFDQVKPEMTIYKDEIFGPVLVVLRAESLEDAIDLINRNPYGNGTAIFTRSGGAARRFQNEIEVGMVGINVPIPVPMAFFSFGGWKSSLFGDLHVHGMEGVYFYTRTKVITTRWTEDRPVGSAFVMPTLGR; this is translated from the coding sequence ATGAGCATAGTCGACACGAACACAACCGGAACGCTGCCGCTGTGGATCGGCGGCAAGGCGGTCGCCGCCACCGGCACGCGCACCGGCAGCATCACCAACCCAGCCACCGGCGAAGTGATCCGCAAGGCGCCGATGGCCAACGCGGCCGACATCGATGCCGCGGTGCGCGCGGCCACGCAGGCATTCGAGCAATGGCGCGAAACGCCGCCGCTGCGCCGCGCTCGCGTGCTCACTCGCTTCCGCGAGTTGCTGGAGGCGAACCGCGACGAGCTCGCGCGGCTGATCACGCAGGAGCACGGCAAGACGCTGGCCGACGCCGCGGGCTCGCTTCAGCGCGGCATCGAGGTGGTCGAATTCGCATGCGGCGTGCCGCACCTGCTCAAGGGCGAGCATGCCGAGGACGTGGGCCGCGGTATCGACTGCCACTCGATGCTGCAGCCGCTCGGGGTTTGCGCCGGCATCACGCCGTTCAATTTCCCCGTGATGGTGCCGCTGTGGATGTTTCCGGTTGCGATCGCCTGCGGCAATACCTTCGTGCTGAAACCGTCCGAAAAGGATCCGTCGCCGGCCTTGCGCATGGCGGAACTGGCGACGGAAGCGGGATTGCCCGACGGCGTGCTCAACGTCGTGCACGGCGACAAGGAGGCGGTCGACGCGCTGCTCGATCACCCGGGCATCCGCGCCGTATCCTTCGTCGGCTCGACGCCGATCGCGCGCTATGTCTACGAGACGGCCACGCGCAACGGCAAGCGCGTGCAGGCGCTCGGCGGGGCCAAGAACCACGCCGTGGTGCTGCCGGACGCCGATCTCGAGTTCGCCACGGACGCAGTGATCGGCGCCGCCTACGGCTCGGCCGGTGAGCGCTGCATGGCCATATCCGCAGTCGTCGCCGTCGGTGCGATCGGCGACAAGCTGGTCGACAGCATTCGCGACAAGGCCGCCAAGCTGCCGGTCGGTCCGGGCGATCAGGGCGGGATCGAGATGGGGCCGCTGGTCACGCGCGAGCATCGCGACAAGGTCAAGGGTTACGTCGACAAGGGGGTGCAGGAAGGCGCACAGCTGGTGCTCGACGGACGCGCGTTCGAGGTATCCGGGCGCGAAAACGGTTTCTTCATCGGGCCGACGCTGTTCGATCAGGTGAAGCCGGAGATGACGATTTACAAGGACGAGATCTTCGGCCCGGTCCTGGTCGTGCTGCGCGCCGAGAGCCTGGAGGACGCGATCGACCTCATCAACCGCAATCCCTACGGCAACGGCACGGCGATCTTCACGCGCTCGGGCGGCGCGGCGCGCCGCTTCCAGAACGAGATCGAAGTCGGCATGGTCGGCATCAACGTGCCGATCCCGGTGCCGATGGCGTTTTTCTCCTTCGGCGGCTGGAAGAGCTCGCTCTTCGGCGATCTGCACGTGCACGGCATGGAAGGGGTCTACTTCTATACACGCACCAAGGTCATCACCACGCGCTGGACCGAGGACAGGCCTGTCGGCAGCGCCTTCGTCATGCCGACTCTCGGCCGCTGA